Proteins encoded by one window of Bacteroidia bacterium:
- a CDS encoding efflux RND transporter periplasmic adaptor subunit, producing the protein MSKKNNTVRNIIIIAGVVIVALVIAKKAGWLGEENVTNVSTEKASLQTITESVSASGKVQPEVEVKISSDVSGEIVEMLVKEGDVVKKGQLLCKINPEIYISSLDRAVAGLNTTKANYESSKSRLSQAESQLVKAEIAYTRNKKLFEEKVISASDFEAIKSAYEVAKAEVDAAKQGVSGAQYNINSGSATVREAKENLNKTEIFAPVNGTISKISKKKGERIAGTSFTDGTEILRISNLQEMEVKADVGENDIIRIHLNDTTLVEIDAYSPRKFKGIVTEIANSPNESLTSTEQVTNFAVKIRILRESYADLIPSDHLEYSPFRPGMSATVEIQTKKVINVVSVPIKAVTTRDTTIRVSDKAVVRKTDDTPNDKVVVVNNPDETPVKEIVFVNDNGIAKMHVVKTGIQDNNFIEILEGIKVGDEIITDPYQAVSKKLADGDKIKVVPQNQLFKEEQK; encoded by the coding sequence GAATGTCACCAATGTAAGCACTGAGAAGGCCTCGCTGCAAACAATCACGGAGTCTGTTTCAGCCAGTGGCAAGGTACAACCGGAGGTTGAGGTAAAGATCAGCTCAGATGTTTCGGGTGAGATAGTTGAGATGCTGGTTAAAGAAGGTGATGTAGTAAAGAAAGGTCAGTTACTTTGTAAAATCAATCCGGAAATCTATATCTCATCATTAGACAGAGCTGTTGCCGGATTGAATACTACAAAAGCAAATTATGAAAGTAGCAAGTCGCGACTTTCACAAGCAGAAAGCCAGTTGGTAAAAGCTGAAATTGCCTATACGAGAAACAAAAAACTATTTGAAGAAAAAGTTATCAGCGCATCCGATTTTGAAGCCATCAAATCGGCTTATGAAGTAGCGAAAGCCGAAGTAGATGCAGCCAAACAAGGTGTGTCTGGAGCACAATACAATATCAACAGCGGAAGTGCAACTGTGCGCGAAGCAAAAGAGAATTTAAACAAGACTGAAATTTTTGCACCTGTTAACGGAACTATTTCTAAAATCAGTAAGAAAAAAGGTGAACGTATAGCCGGAACAAGTTTTACAGATGGCACTGAAATTCTTAGAATTTCTAACTTGCAGGAAATGGAAGTAAAAGCAGATGTTGGCGAAAACGATATTATCAGAATACATCTGAACGATACCACATTAGTTGAAATTGACGCTTATAGTCCTAGAAAATTCAAAGGCATTGTAACAGAGATTGCCAACTCACCAAATGAGTCATTGACTTCAACAGAGCAAGTCACAAACTTTGCAGTTAAAATCAGAATTCTACGCGAATCCTACGCTGATTTAATTCCATCGGATCATCTGGAATATTCCCCATTCAGACCGGGAATGTCAGCAACGGTCGAAATACAAACTAAAAAAGTAATCAATGTTGTTTCAGTACCGATTAAGGCAGTTACAACACGTGATACCACCATCAGAGTATCTGACAAAGCTGTTGTGAGAAAAACAGATGATACCCCGAATGACAAAGTAGTGGTAGTTAACAACCCGGATGAAACACCTGTTAAAGAAATTGTATTTGTCAATGATAATGGAATTGCAAAAATGCATGTTGTTAAAACAGGAATTCAAGACAATAATTTTATTGAAATTCTCGAAGGAATAAAAGTTGGAGATGAAATTATTACCGACCCATATCAGGCAGTATCAAAAAAATTAGCTGATGGCGATAAGATTAAAGTTGTTCCACAAAATCAGCTCTTTAAAGAAGAACAAAAATAA
- a CDS encoding T9SS type A sorting domain-containing protein, translating into MKDFQKIISFLIVTLLFVFSSFRSEALIFQSVASGNFNTLIWNQPGLYPTTGDTVVINTGTTVTIVGFNTDVLGSVTINSGGNLTIANNAVAQLIFAGDLVVSGTLINNGRIDMTVPGNFFLGNGAVYDHNPRINIAVDEKVFENGVENISPSSTLIIRKWASTALPLIGPTRITSDIGNLVTSVPGTAWEQKGQFSPNRIKGSLLVTDGILRMDDGSGSTTTLTLNDVTLRGNSAIIFQEGNNRNLTLTMGNFTDSSTLATQPTIIMNMSLGTLNLTVNGNFITRHDFIAVFDSTFPIRSASVTANIMGDLFIQGSGNKFDFCKQVNAPLTLNVGGNTKIAGNPSYVRFVDSGNGFLNYTTGNLNISAGLKNVFLGGNDLLDASNIPLYPLPTAYATVNVINDFNLSGVTNTTIMLSPGNVARTMLIVGNDLNSSASTVNFVVTNSIGIVNVGIGSNLHLNGGSMNVQANASSNAIDSISVTRSFVFDSSNPSNFFRGNSGAGNTYIQVLGDFNLMNSGTATNQGVCGTYLNNGNLEFHVGGNFNQNAGAFYGIQDGTGRNIFTVDGTLNQSGGFFKGTHATNIFTAGKSVFTLGGFNFTGGNFIQYNAANDSVICTVNGEFIVNYAAVSDLVSFIPYLHPVYSNTAPLKLHVTGNMIFGGANGTFYSSVTQGNEVITLDSNLTFNNGNNSFNNYPSAVITTTHNVTLTVGDNVTCNNGINNFSAGRGDLIGTINGDLIISGGTLSLKSNSAYTPIIINVLGGFNMSNGNFFYTNNATVPPITTTVTINSNDDNTGDFVHSGGTINFVNNTLNPTVQSLTIKSPNVLLGPSGTIKRNGAGTIAARGALDFARTGTTLFTRVNGHTIDHTVITVINGTTLEVISGDVQITSYVEEFAGQTLGMIYVSSGATFTLRNNSSVYTTGNFLKSTVQGAAGSRIRIQHTNGLYSGFSSAAINSSGNMGFLLSATSTVEYFGDDNQIVTGIGMGNAVGGNQKYGILEINFGGTPNTEYVYPTNNGTVNVRNQLKLTNGELRLDEDNDPTVGGRTIIVENSPSTSISRTNGYIRAETYDGASIVKWMFGADNTAHIIPFGINSTTYIPLTVTSTGGNAGFVSTSTFETNPANLPFPPGVGHVNSASTGADNSADCVDRFWKINQSGSSTTFNAVFSAPVAEFPAIVGPYKAQHYNYVGGFWDNTFQGTQTYNSAGPIRTVAATGVTLTNDWWVLVNENTPLPVELLSFNATCSNNNHLIKWTTASELNNDYFSIEKSTDGNEFTLFRTVKGNGTVNTPINYELNTDAGIASYYRLKQHDFNGDVHNLKTIYAASCNNDEFKLVTVNQVEDFVNSIVSSPEKTEAEICLFDLKGSIIFKEQISLTSGINSVRLPVNLAKGLYYFQIIDQNQNSQGKKFLVN; encoded by the coding sequence ATGAAAGATTTCCAAAAAATCATTTCCTTTTTAATAGTCACCTTACTCTTTGTTTTCAGTTCTTTTCGTTCTGAAGCATTGATATTTCAGTCTGTGGCCTCAGGAAATTTTAATACATTGATATGGAATCAACCTGGATTATATCCAACAACAGGAGATACCGTTGTTATTAATACCGGAACCACAGTAACTATTGTTGGATTTAATACAGATGTATTGGGTTCTGTAACAATAAACTCTGGCGGCAATCTGACTATTGCGAATAATGCTGTTGCTCAATTAATCTTTGCAGGTGACTTAGTTGTTAGTGGCACCTTAATCAATAATGGAAGAATAGACATGACAGTTCCTGGAAATTTCTTTTTAGGAAACGGAGCTGTTTATGATCATAACCCAAGAATTAATATTGCTGTTGACGAAAAAGTGTTTGAAAATGGAGTTGAAAATATTAGTCCATCAAGTACCTTGATAATTCGCAAATGGGCTAGTACAGCTTTACCCTTAATAGGACCAACACGCATTACAAGTGATATAGGAAACTTAGTAACTTCCGTTCCAGGTACTGCATGGGAACAAAAAGGACAATTTTCACCCAACAGAATAAAGGGTAGCCTCTTAGTAACAGATGGGATTTTAAGAATGGATGATGGTAGTGGCAGCACAACCACATTAACTTTAAACGATGTAACACTCCGAGGTAATTCAGCAATAATTTTTCAGGAAGGCAATAACAGAAACCTCACCTTAACAATGGGGAACTTTACCGATAGTAGTACATTAGCAACACAACCAACTATTATCATGAACATGTCTTTAGGCACTTTAAACCTGACAGTAAATGGTAATTTTATAACAAGGCATGATTTTATTGCTGTTTTTGATTCAACATTTCCAATCAGAAGTGCCAGTGTCACAGCTAACATCATGGGTGACTTATTTATTCAAGGCTCAGGCAATAAATTTGATTTTTGCAAACAAGTAAATGCACCATTGACTCTAAATGTTGGAGGTAACACAAAAATTGCAGGGAACCCAAGTTATGTGCGCTTTGTTGATTCCGGGAATGGTTTCTTAAATTATACAACAGGTAATTTAAATATCTCTGCCGGACTTAAAAATGTTTTTCTTGGAGGAAATGATCTTTTGGATGCTTCAAACATTCCGCTTTACCCCCTACCAACGGCCTATGCAACTGTGAACGTAATTAACGATTTTAATCTTTCGGGCGTTACTAATACAACCATAATGTTATCTCCAGGCAATGTAGCACGTACAATGTTAATAGTTGGGAATGATTTAAACTCCTCCGCTTCGACAGTTAATTTTGTAGTTACAAACAGTATTGGAATAGTAAATGTCGGCATAGGTTCAAATTTGCATCTCAATGGCGGCTCCATGAATGTGCAAGCCAATGCAAGTTCTAATGCAATAGATTCAATTTCTGTTACCAGAAGTTTTGTGTTTGATTCTTCAAATCCAAGTAATTTCTTCAGAGGTAACTCCGGTGCCGGCAATACCTACATTCAGGTATTAGGTGATTTCAATCTGATGAACTCAGGAACAGCGACTAATCAAGGAGTATGCGGCACCTACCTTAACAATGGAAATCTTGAATTTCATGTTGGAGGTAACTTTAATCAGAATGCAGGTGCATTTTATGGAATTCAGGATGGTACAGGTCGGAATATTTTTACCGTAGATGGAACATTAAATCAATCAGGAGGTTTCTTCAAAGGCACACATGCAACCAATATTTTTACTGCCGGAAAAAGTGTTTTCACCTTAGGAGGTTTTAACTTCACTGGTGGAAATTTCATACAATACAATGCTGCCAATGACAGTGTTATTTGTACAGTTAATGGAGAGTTTATTGTGAATTATGCTGCCGTCTCAGACTTAGTTAGCTTTATACCTTACTTACACCCGGTTTACAGCAATACGGCACCACTCAAACTTCACGTAACAGGGAATATGATATTTGGAGGTGCCAATGGAACATTCTATTCAAGTGTTACACAGGGCAACGAAGTTATAACTCTTGACAGCAATCTTACTTTCAATAATGGAAACAATAGTTTCAACAATTATCCGAGTGCTGTTATTACAACCACTCATAATGTTACACTAACTGTTGGTGATAATGTAACTTGCAATAATGGAATAAACAATTTTTCTGCAGGTCGAGGCGACTTGATAGGAACAATTAATGGCGACTTGATTATTTCCGGAGGCACATTAAGTTTAAAAAGCAATTCAGCCTATACTCCAATAATCATAAACGTTCTAGGAGGATTTAATATGTCAAACGGCAATTTTTTCTATACTAATAATGCAACTGTGCCCCCTATTACAACTACAGTTACCATTAACAGTAATGATGATAATACCGGTGATTTTGTTCACTCAGGTGGCACCATCAATTTTGTTAACAACACGCTAAACCCAACGGTGCAAAGTTTAACAATTAAAAGCCCTAACGTACTTCTAGGTCCATCCGGAACAATTAAACGAAACGGTGCAGGAACAATTGCTGCACGTGGTGCATTGGATTTTGCAAGAACAGGAACAACACTTTTTACCCGAGTTAACGGTCATACTATTGATCACACGGTAATAACAGTAATCAATGGAACAACATTAGAGGTGATTTCAGGTGACGTGCAGATTACATCTTACGTTGAAGAATTTGCCGGACAGACATTAGGGATGATTTATGTTTCATCAGGTGCTACTTTTACTTTAAGAAATAATAGTTCTGTTTACACTACAGGAAATTTCCTAAAAAGTACTGTACAAGGTGCTGCCGGATCAAGAATACGTATTCAACATACCAATGGACTCTATTCTGGCTTTAGCTCAGCGGCTATCAACTCTAGTGGGAATATGGGATTTCTACTTTCTGCAACCAGCACAGTAGAATACTTCGGTGACGACAATCAGATTGTTACCGGAATTGGAATGGGTAATGCTGTTGGAGGTAATCAGAAATATGGTATTCTTGAAATTAACTTTGGTGGCACCCCAAATACAGAATATGTTTACCCAACAAACAATGGTACTGTAAATGTTAGAAATCAACTGAAATTAACCAATGGCGAATTACGTTTAGACGAAGATAATGATCCTACAGTTGGAGGTCGTACCATAATAGTTGAAAATAGCCCGAGCACTTCCATTTCGAGAACTAATGGATACATTAGAGCCGAAACCTATGATGGTGCCAGTATTGTAAAATGGATGTTTGGAGCAGATAATACTGCACACATTATTCCATTTGGAATTAATTCTACTACTTATATTCCATTAACTGTTACGTCAACCGGTGGAAATGCTGGTTTTGTTTCAACATCTACATTTGAAACAAACCCTGCCAATCTTCCTTTTCCTCCCGGAGTTGGGCATGTCAATTCTGCATCTACCGGAGCCGACAATAGTGCTGATTGTGTAGATCGGTTTTGGAAAATTAACCAATCTGGAAGTAGCACAACATTTAATGCTGTATTCTCAGCACCTGTTGCAGAATTTCCTGCGATTGTAGGTCCGTATAAAGCACAACATTATAATTATGTTGGAGGATTTTGGGACAATACATTTCAGGGTACTCAAACCTATAACTCTGCCGGCCCAATAAGAACTGTTGCTGCCACAGGAGTTACGCTCACTAATGACTGGTGGGTATTAGTAAATGAAAACACACCACTGCCTGTTGAACTGCTCTCTTTCAATGCAACTTGTTCCAATAACAACCATCTTATCAAATGGACTACGGCATCAGAACTTAATAATGATTATTTCTCGATTGAAAAAAGCACTGATGGTAATGAGTTTACATTATTCAGAACTGTAAAAGGAAATGGAACAGTGAATACTCCTATAAACTATGAACTTAATACTGATGCCGGTATTGCTTCCTATTACAGACTAAAACAACATGATTTTAATGGTGATGTACATAACCTTAAAACAATTTATGCAGCTTCATGCAACAATGACGAGTTTAAACTTGTTACAGTAAATCAGGTTGAAGACTTTGTGAACTCAATCGTATCAAGTCCTGAGAAAACAGAAGCAGAAATTTGCTTGTTTGACCTTAAAGGATCCATTATTTTTAAAGAACAAATTTCACTTACCTCAGGAATAAATTCTGTCCGCCTGCCAGTTAACCTTGCCAAAGGATTGTATTATTTCCAGATTATTGATCAAAACCAAAATAGTCAGGGTAAAAAGTTTCTTGTCAACTAA
- the tsaB gene encoding tRNA (adenosine(37)-N6)-threonylcarbamoyltransferase complex dimerization subunit type 1 TsaB produces the protein MALLLHLETSTDTCSVCISDNETIIDCEETHNSKSHASLLAVFIDELLKRNRLTYKNIAAVTVSCGPGSYTGLRIGVATAKGLCFALNVPLISVPTLQSMANIANKQRNGQLLCPMIDARRMEVFTALLTPQLDFIEKENAVIIDDYFQHDILSKNNICFFGNGAVKLPQSIKTNSNSIILEDFKMSATGLAALAFKKFTQQTFEDLAYFEPFYLKDFVGK, from the coding sequence GTGGCTCTTCTACTTCATTTAGAAACTTCTACAGACACATGTTCGGTTTGTATTTCTGACAATGAAACAATCATTGATTGTGAAGAAACACATAACAGCAAATCGCATGCATCATTACTCGCAGTTTTCATTGATGAATTGCTAAAACGAAACCGGCTGACGTATAAAAATATTGCTGCTGTTACTGTCAGTTGTGGCCCCGGATCTTATACCGGTTTGCGCATTGGCGTAGCTACTGCTAAAGGACTTTGTTTTGCTTTAAATGTGCCATTAATTTCTGTTCCTACTTTACAGTCAATGGCAAACATTGCAAACAAACAACGCAATGGTCAGCTATTATGCCCCATGATTGATGCACGTAGAATGGAAGTCTTTACTGCACTTTTAACGCCTCAACTTGATTTTATCGAAAAGGAAAATGCTGTAATTATTGATGACTATTTTCAGCATGATATTCTATCAAAAAACAATATTTGTTTCTTTGGAAATGGTGCAGTAAAACTACCTCAATCAATAAAAACCAATTCCAACAGCATTATTTTAGAAGATTTTAAAATGTCTGCAACCGGCCTGGCAGCATTAGCTTTTAAAAAATTTACGCAGCAGACTTTTGAAGACCTGGCCTATTTTGAGCCTTTCTACTTGAAAGATTTTGTCGGGAAATAA